The Apis cerana isolate GH-2021 linkage group LG2, AcerK_1.0, whole genome shotgun sequence genomic sequence taatttaggaTGGATATTTATCAACTCGCGTGAATTGCGATTAAATAGATTAGATAGACTCGTGAATGAATATTCTTGTACATTGGACTCGAGAGTTAGTTCAATTCGTTGGGGTGACTTTTAAGTCGAATGTAATCTCGTTCTCGCGAGAAGTTTCAACTTCCCGTTAATTTCGTCCTCCGTTAAAAATTCAcgatttacttttataatctataGAAGTAGGAAACGGGGTAGGGTATATTTTTGGGAAAGGAATTTCTGTTTATCCGAAAGATCATTATTTCGTGGAAATGAAATGGcgttgattatattaatacacgcGAGGGAAGGAATACACGAAGAGGTTCTcgtccgtttttttttttttttcgttcgagaAGCGTCTACATTGTCATCAAGCTAAGCTTCTTACAAGTCTGCCTTCTTATATCGGATCGTTCTCCGTTAAAACGGTTGCCTCCTTCTACAGAGGTCCGGCAATCTTATAATCCAGTCATATCCTGCCTCAAAAAGATCTACTCCATGAACGATGAAGATCACGGATACTTTATCGGACGAAACTTCTCAATAACATCTTTTATATGCTTTGTAATCTCGGATATTTTGTCCTCTctttttgcttctttttttttcaatgacgATACACTTCTTCCCAACTTATAGATATTGAATGCCAATTCTATATTAAACGCGACGTTATAATTGCCTGCTTACgagtaaatatgaaaatttgaatttgaaacatCGAAACAAGATAGAcgtatagtatttttttttttttactgaataaaagataaacaCGTATCTGTTTACCCGATGGTGGTACACGGccaagagtttttttttctccgacGAGCATGCTTCTTTATTCAACCCTTACTCTCCCTTTCTACAACCCTCTTAACGAACCCCTTTAAGAAAAACTACCTACAATGCTTCGCCTTCATAAATACAAATCTAACCCCGTTCCCTTTCATttcagtttcttttttaaaacgcGTCTAATACAAAGCAACACAAAGCAACTGTGGGGCGAAAAGCgggaaaaatcgaaacgaaggGCGATAAACCAGCGGcaacaagatattaaaaaatgccgGGAAGAGAGAAATGTAGGCAGCCGAGTCTCAAAGCCGACGAAAAACGTAGGAGAAAATTGGACGTACGTGAAAGtgaaagggagggaaaaagggaAGAGGAAAGAGACATAATTGAAACGTCAAATATACAGATTCTTTGGCCTCGCTCGTGTCACGTATCCCTTCGACACGTATTTCCCTTCgccttcctcttctctccctccctctctctctctcttccccagATATTTCACCTTTGaccttttttctcccctctccctctctctttctcgcgcaACCCCCGAGGGGTTGAAGCGGTCGAAGAGAATTTCGGTGGGATCTGCGGCCGTGCGGGACCACGGTCGCGCCTCCCCGCGTTTCACGGCTAAATTGCCGTTTCACGATTGGCAGCCCGTCAACGATTCGATGCTCGAACAGAGCCTGACCACTGTTATCATTATACGTACGCGCACCACCAGGATGTCTGTGGTCGCTTGGTACACGACACCGAACCGCATAAGCCGACGTACGGATTTTTGTCATCGGCTGGAACCGCCATTGCACATGATCCCCGGCCCGGAATGACGTTTCTGGTTGATTTCTGGGGGAGGGGACTGCCACGATGAAAACGTGGGAAATCGGCGAAAACGACATTGCCACCGACATTGCTGCAACAGAGCGTCGTTACATCCAGGCTTCACCTGGATCATGTTTCGACAGCGTTTCCACGTGTCGTTCGGAATGTtggaaaggagggagggagaggggggccTGACGTGACGCGGTTTGTACCGCGGTAAATGGAaggtttcgattcgattctttGGGGCGGGAGGGAAGGATTGGAATCGTTTCGAGATATTATACGCGCAAAAGATTCCAAGTTTTGCAGTTTTACAGGAATTTTTGTCAGAGGGAATGTCGTTTCGCAATCGGGTATCGGGTAGATTATTATTGggttaataaattcgaaattcggtGACGcgaaaagattaatttgaaataactttCGAGTcggtaaaattaatcgaaaaaaaatcacgcAAGCcagaaatatttcacaatccTCACCACTCTGTATATATTCAAAGAAGCAGCCCTCTATGGTAATCAAACGATCGATTGACCCGAATCGAGTCCCCCTCGTAActtctttttaaaactatctTCTAAAACAACGGGCCGCATTCCGCTCACGGCCCCCGTCACCCATAAACCGATTTAATCCCCTCGTACCGCGCGCGCGATTCCAACGTTAAACGTTCCACCACCTGGACGATCCCTTAACGAGTCTCTTTGCCCGTTAAACGCAATACCGCCATTACGATCGGCCGCCTTTAAAGGAGGGAAACTCGTGCCCCTAAAAGATTCATGAAAACTGCGACGCGAAGAGGTCGTTCCGTCCGCCTCCCCCGAGCCTTCCTCCCTACGCCCCACCGTTCTCCGCCGTTTCCTCCCGTGGAGCGAAACAGGCGACAGGTTTCCTCGGCCTGCAGGCGATAAGTCAACATCTCAGAGAGGAAAATGGCGAGTGGAGGGAAAGTGCAGGGGAGGAGGCGATGAAAGACGCAGAATTTAATAACCATAGGACGcacgaggggggaggggtggCGTCGCGGCCTGAGACATGGATGTAATCTTGGCAAGGTAAAGTCGTACGTTAGGGACCGGAGAACGCATTCCTCGCGTCGCTAACAACATGCTGTCGGCATGCACGGCCTGTCCCCTTCGCTCTTCCTTCgtcgaaggaagaagaaaggagtTCGGGGTTGAGCGGCgacataattctaattttattgccGTGGCCCGGATGCGAGCCCCACGACCACCCACCACCACGAACGAGACGGTGGGTGCCCGGATTTATGggcaatttttcttattaattttcataagttCGACACGTGAGCCGGCGTCTACACAAAGCCCCTCTCCCTGTTCTTTAGACCGTTCTAGATGCTCGAGGCGCGCGAACAACCACGGAACGCGGCCGCATTTTCTCTCCACTGCTCTCTTCCACCCTCGAATCAGCTTATAATCCGGCCGATGGTTATATCGAGACGCGGCGCTAAACTTCGACCATGGCATGGAACATCTTTCACAGCCAAGTTGGAAAGCGTGAGAAAGGTGAGGAGCGTGAGGGGAGAGAGGCGAGTGAATTTTGCAGGGAGGGgaggtatattaaaaaattttaaagcgtAAGGTGAATTCAAGGAATTTGTAATTGACACGTGGAAGGTTCGAAAATTGTGGACAAAACGACGGGTGTATACAGAGTTTAACGTTAAATACACCctaaatatcgtttaaaagCTCGGTGGAAGAAGTAAGCTTGTTTGTTTCACCCTCTTTATTTGAgggtacaatttaattaattatgggacgttatttatttcgaattattcgcCTCATTGTACAGGGTAGAAAGTTCGTTCAATCGTAACGTGATTTTGTATCGTGGAACGGTTACGGATCCgtgtaattgattttttaatgtaatattccCTTCTTTCTCGAAAAACGGAATAGTCGGGGAGAGAGAAACTTCTTCGATCGTTACTACGATATAACTTTTAACGCGAACACGTCTTCTAATCGATCGAATATCAACGGGTTAATTCCTCGGATTATTTCCCAATCGATCGATTGGTTATTCATCGTATTCCCTTCCGCCATATTCCGCCATAGAGCGCAAAAAATTCGTCGATTCGTTCCGTTTATGAATAGAAGAAATCGCGAATCGCGACTTCGCCCCAGAAATTTTTCCGGCGCAACGAAGTGAAAAAGAATCTTCGACGTTTCGAAGTAGTAAATAATGGAGAGTGACGAAGGGATGGCTGCGAAAGATGAGCAAAGAGtggaaagggaggaggggggagaagaaagagaatagaaaattgGACGGTAAACTCGTGCCACCGGTTCCACCTTGGTGTGGTAAATTGAGAATAAACAGGAAGCGAGggcctcctcccctccccccaagaaaaatatttcgtaacgGCGGAAATCGCGAGGAATTCGTCGAGAAGGAGTATCATCTTTGAAATCGTAATCGAATCGGAACTCGAGTTAACCCGCGGTCCCcaagaatgaaatttcatctgcaatcattataaaacaaaGATTTCGCTCTTATTACGCTCGTAACCACCGCGattccttttaattttcaatttaagttTGCATTATATGTGCTTAAAACACAGAAAAGActtcgatcgaatttcattggtcaaatttcattatatatatctaaaagtctataattattttaagataaaaaaaataggaatatcgaaaatgaggacaatttataacataattatataatcattttttatatagtttttatttatcaatgagCCTGAATCAATCTAATTAGTTGATAGATtgataattttagtaaaaataatctGAAAATACGATATGTACTTTTAtacaatatgaaaagaaaatatgttaattaataacaaaagttaatacatttttataattccgcGCGAAGAACTGTAATATCAACGGtcaattgaatttatactTGTGAAGATAAAGATGTTTTTTATCCGTTGAAACCCGACATATTTtcgagtaaaataattttattcctgtcttttgcaatttataaaatgaatattatataacggatattttatttatttattatattccaattttttatctaacttAACTTTTGCTACCTTTATCTATTTCCATTTTCGTAAATCTTACATTTCTGTTTTACCAACACGAATATAGATCTATCTATACATCTGAACACTTCTACCTTATCGtctacttaattttttttttaaaactaccaattttattttgcaaaaaaaatagtttattttatttttcaattaatccgTGTGATTTATAACACTTCTACCGTATCGaactaaaatttgaataatagtgGATAAAAGAGCAACCTGTTGAATTCTAAATCGTGAGctttcatttctttcgttttccaatttatacaatataacaaaaagttaatatgattatatataaattgaaaactgTAAAATCAAGTTtatcattttacattattaatatcatttaaaaatatattttttctcttgcatttaaaattacaaatattacagtcaattcatttatatatcaattaatcaataaaaaaagatcaatgTCATAGgagataaaagttttaaaatttgtgcaattttttctaatttctagaataaacttcaagagaatttaaaatatttttgaagacaaaatttttcgaaaaattgaacaTGGTCGTGGAAAAAGATCGCATCGTTCACGCGCAATTTGTTCAAATTTGTATTCGATCGCATTTCAACTCGAATCCCGACAACGAACGAGACGAAAAACGCGGTCAcgaaaaaatatcttgttcGTTTATTCAATCTCTCGGTACTTTTCATAAAACGTCTtagaatcgagaaaaaaactCTTTCTAGAAACTTGGAAAAATCTTCGAAtggaatcgaaaaaatatatctcataGTATGCTTGTAtatgtgataaatattaaataatataatcataaaaaaaaagaaaaaattatatttattaaactggaatgaaatattggaaaataataatgatgaattatttatttgatattatgaaaataataataaaaataaaaaaaatataatataatgttgaaaattatatgaaaatattattaaaataagaatattaaaataagaattctaatataagagaaaatatatctattttttgcaaattcgaaaattaaattaaacaattaagatAAGAATTcctaaattgaattaaatttatcattactgaattatatgattttaaaatttctttcatagcaataaattttattgtagttttattatattttttattataaataataaaatatatatataaaaaaattataaaattatataaaaaatataaaaaatataaaaaaattataaaatcaatataaaattattaaataattattaataaaatgtatgaaattatttctaaaattaataatattaataaattatttatagaattattaaaaattatatttaaatatttaaaattgaaatttttcatttgaattctATCGACAGTTATCTAAATTACCAACTGTATATATACAGCGCGGCGCGCTCGACCTCAGTTCGATCGATACTGTTATACCGTGCGGTCGTGTCGAAGATACGCTCGTtcgatttcatatataatttaaaattattcatgtaTTTTGCGTGCAACAACAACATGTTTCGTTTCACGATTGTTTAAAATACACACAATTTATTCACGAGTACGCATGTTTTATTCGCGAATCTTTaaagttcatattttatttgcaaaaaaagcaatcctatatatattttgttaaattgaatattttgtacacTTACTTTGTCGATGCGAAGTTTTTTGACAATTCTTCAGCGGTTACAATTTTTTCGCACTGCGATGTCGTTGCACAAATACGAATTGGGGAGGGGATATATTCGAGAGTTTAACAACAGATCGAGACTCGTCGAAACACATCGCATGGAATGAGAGTAAACATCGATtccttgaaaaaatatatataaaaaatatttttaactttgaataaaataaaacaaataatatataaactgaatgtataaatatacgtttagaaaagaaatatatataagtaatttaattttatattaaataaaattagatgaaacaaaaataaaaaataatttataattttttacaggaTAACTATACGAAGATTCTagtataaattctaaatatttcaatagagaggaaaagaaaggaaaaaatagtaTTACATACCTGTACATTCCAGATATATACCGGCAAATTTAACACTCAAATAATTGATCAACAAAAAACTAAAGAAACTTCAAAAGAATTGTTTAATGATAATGTCTTACGAATAAATAACGTATTAATtaagcaaaatttataaactgtagcacaaaatatcgtttatatttGACACGAACTGACGCGTGCTATTACGATTGAGTTTCAATACCAGACTGACGCCATATGCCATAGATTCATATTAGTCGTTTTCTGATTGGCTAAAatgacataatttttttttcatccaggcgcgcgaaaaatttaaatatttaaaacttctgGAATTATAAGAaggattaaatagaaaaaatatttaattctgtagtttgtttttttgatagaatgtaaatatacatacataattaatgcatttcatttatttaatatgatcatatgaaaaattataaattatttaaaaaaaaattatattatttctctataaatatcatcgaaaatttttattcatatttctaatattatagtttctctgtttctaaaataaaaaataaaaaaaatataaattttattatttattcttataagtatatttacaagtctattattaaaattgaaatattttttattaaaatatacatcagtataaaattcgtatcttatttacattatacatctagaaaaattattaaataaaattcacagtattatattttcaatgggAAATAAAATAAGGTTTCCACTGCGAGCAATTCAAAACACAGTTTTCCATTTGTTCTGCCAACGGTGATGACCACAATGGTTCTACAGTTTCTAAATCAACTTCTTCGTTTACAGATACATTTTGCTTTAACATCGAAAATGattccaatttttcgaaaatatatttaaaacccGTCAATAATTGACTTTCATTACATGCTTTAGAGGAAATACAATTTAGCATAAAAACTTTACTTTTTAGATCATTTAATCGAAACGATATTCTTTGCAATTCATTCTCTATTTTCGATCTTTGCTGTACTTCTGAATTCAATAACGCTTTATTGCTCGAAAGTTCctcttttaatttagaattagactcaattaaatttaataattgtaattccaaatcattaattttctttcttctataatAATCTTCTTTTGTAATTCCTTTCACCTgtttttctcgaataaatcTCTCAAACCTTTGACTCTTTTTCCAATAATGTTTTTGTAATGAAGATTTCCTAGGCCGttcctaaaaaaattaatgcattttcaaaataatagatatatttatatataattttttttatttcatttaaattacaaaaaaatgaaaaaataaacttactaTTCgacttttcgaatattttctatgtctttttgcaaatttaataatttcattctttacattttttctccaatttaAACAGAATTGTTTATTCAATACagttttttcagatatttcttGTCTTTTCTTCAATATGCTCAACATTATTTGAAGAGTATTAATAGGtatatgattttttgttaGATCTAGCctcataattctattatttgattGCAATAATCTAATCATCATTTCTGCTCCCAATTTACTGATCCCACAGCGTTTTAAACTTAATGTTTTCAACCAGACGTCATTTTTTAACGCATAAATTATCTGTTTCAGACCagtatcttcaatttttggaTTCTGATTTAGGATCAATGTGTGCAATCCTTGTAACTAAAAAAACATTCAACAATTTAATAcaactcttttatttttaacaataaaatttacataataatcaaTGGAATTAATCTTTACCTTTTCAGTATTTTCTTCAGAGGATTGTTCccaaatattttgtaacagATCAgcctttctcctttttaagAACAATGATAGACTCATAGCACTTCTACTTGATAACTTAcaagatgataaatttaagaCAGAGAGCtttggattatttttcaaacagtTCAACAATAGGTCACAGCCTAGAGAgcaggaaagagaaaaaagaaaagaaagacaataattataattaaaaatattacataaaggatgaataaataatgtaaaagagattcgaaaaaatgagaatatactttttttgaaaatattattattggaataatattaaattaaagaaaaata encodes the following:
- the LOC107996845 gene encoding protein Cep78 homolog; amino-acid sequence: MMRSDLEEYMEQKGLHELKEETGGWNDNERKGPNVPNNRLSHLTEKIKKEKQKEYKNPRPAFDVTSRRCKAKNQVRPIIYTNFLLRCLIDSIAVCLRDSPAITSITIDGIPLTLKYLNILCSGLKTNEKLISLSLKKCYIGDFGCDLLLNCLKNNPKLSVLNLSSCKLSSRSAMSLSLFLKRRKADLLQNIWEQSSEENTEKLQGLHTLILNQNPKIEDTGLKQIIYALKNDVWLKTLSLKRCGISKLGAEMMIRLLQSNNRIMRLDLTKNHIPINTLQIMLSILKKRQEISEKTVLNKQFCLNWRKNVKNEIIKFAKRHRKYSKSRIERPRKSSLQKHYWKKSQRFERFIREKQVKGITKEDYYRRKKINDLELQLLNLIESNSKLKEELSSNKALLNSEVQQRSKIENELQRISFRLNDLKSKVFMLNCISSKACNESQLLTGFKYIFEKLESFSMLKQNVSVNEEVDLETVEPLWSSPLAEQMENCVLNCSQWKPYFISH